Proteins found in one Triticum aestivum cultivar Chinese Spring chromosome 4D, IWGSC CS RefSeq v2.1, whole genome shotgun sequence genomic segment:
- the LOC123095683 gene encoding BEL1-like homeodomain protein 7, with product MSNYYSSPGDERDPQTMYSPDTGNASYPVPSALGNLLYSNNASSGPYTEFSGIIQPQQNFMELHGHPSEHSSSREPPNMVTSLTEQSSFAPVKDMRNEMLMHFMDGAQSGGGGGDLIHNDAHSSAQLDFGLLNNPSSASVPSAPGQGLSLSLNTHILAPSYPYWSPKPDLLATQSYQGDENGMKNMQSEASRAIRNSKYLKAAQELLDEIVSVWKSIKQNAQKDKVEAGKMDGKDADEVLKSEGVSSNPQESTANAEPEISAAEKQELQNKMAKLLAMLDEVDRKYKHYFHQMQIVVSSFDMIAGSGAAKPYTAVALQTISRHFRCLKDAINDQVNVIRKKLGEEDNSSGREGKLTRLRYIDQQLRQQRAFQQYGMLQQNAWRPQRGLPENSVSILRAWLFEHFLHPYPKDSEKLMLARQTGLTRSQISNWFINARVRLWKPMIEDMYKEETGEAELDSNSSSDNLPRSKDKMASCEDKEDLKCSMSQGQAYQTGEFKANMEMAGLTGAPSSFHNEANSDDGFMNLLLKDQRPGEADGGLLHGDESARFMAYHLAELGGYQNSNVSLTLGLQHAENNLSAPNAHRPGFTAGGEEDIYNTAAAHPGAGAAVASSDYESTNQLDQRQQFEPSPLLHDFVA from the exons ATGTCTAATTATTACTCAAGCCCAGGTGACGAAAGGGACCCGCAAACCATGTACTCACCAGACACGGGAAATGCGTCGTATCCCGTGCCGTCAGCCCTGGGGAACTTGCTCTATTCAAACAATGCATCTTCTGGACCATACACGGAATTCAGTGGCATTATCCAGCCTCAGCAGAATTTCATGGAGCTGCATGGCCATCCTTCAGAACATTCATCATCAAGGGAACCTCCTAACATGGTCACCTCGCTTACAGAGCAAAGCTCCTTCGCTCCTGTCAAAGATATGAGGAATGAGATGTTAATGCATTTCATGGATGGTGCacagagtggtggtggtggtggtgatctcATCCACAATGATGCCCATAGCAGCGCACAGCTTGATTTCGGCTTGTTGAACAACCCCAGTTCGGCGAGTGTTCCATCAGCACCAGGCCAAGGATTGTCCCTGAGCCTCAACACACATATCCTGGCACCTTCATACCCATACTGGTCCCCAAAGCCTGACTTACTGGCAACCCAATCTTACCAGGGTGATGAAAACGGAATGAAGAATATGCAGTCGGAGGCCTCACGGGCAATCAGGAATTCAAAGTATCTAAAGGCAGCACAAGAATTGCTTGACGAGATCGTCAGTGTTTGGAAGAGTATAAAGCAAAACGCGCAGAAAGACAAGGTTGAAGCAGGAAAAATGGATGGCAAAGACGCCGATGAGGTGTTGAAAAGTGAGGGGGTATCTTCTAACCCACAGGAGTCTACTGCCAATGCGGAACCTGAGATTTCTGCGGCTGAGAAACAAGAGCTCCAGAATAAGATGGCGAAACTTTTGGCCATGCTGGATGAG GTTGACCGAAAGTACAAGCATTATTTCCATCAAATGCAAATTGTAGTGTCGTCTTTCGATATGATTGCTGGGTCTGGAGCTGCCAAACCTTATACCGCAGTTGCCCTTCAGACAATATCGCGGCATTTCCGATGTCTGAAGGATGCTATCAACGACCAGGTTAATGTTATCCGAAAGAAACTGGGAGAGGAGGATAATTCATCGGGTAGAGAGGGCAAGTTAACTCGCCTCCGTTACATTGATCAGCAGTTAAGGCAACAACGAGCTTTCCAACAGTATGGTATGCTACAGCAAAATGCCTGGAGGCCACAGAGGGGACTGCCTGAAAACTCAGTTTCAATTCTTCGTGCTTGGCTGTTTGAACACTTCCTTCACCC GTATCCAAAAGATTCAGAAAAGCTAATGCTAGCGAGGCAAACTGGTTTAACAAGAAGTCAG ATTTCGAACTGGTTCATCAATGCCCGTGTCCGCCTATGGAAACCGATGATCGAAGACATGTACAAAGAAGAGACCGGGGAGGCAGAGCTCGACTCAAACTCCTCCTCGGACAACTTACCAAGAAGCAAGGACAAAATGGCGTCTTGTGAAGACAAGGAAGATCTGAAATGCTCCATGAGCCAGGGTCAGGCTTACCAAACCGGTGAATTCAAAGCCAACATGGAGATGGCGGGTCTCACCGGAGCGCCGTCCAGCTTCCACAACGAGGCAAACTCTGACGACGGCTTCATGAACCTGCTGTTGAAGGACCAAAGACCGGGTGAGGCGGACGGCGGTCTCCTCCATGGCGACGAGAGCGCGCGGTTCATGGCCTACCATTTGGCGGAGCTCGGGGGATATCAGAACAGCAATGTGTCGTTGACGCTAGGATTGCAGCACGCCGAGAACAACCTTTCTGCTCCGAACGCTCACCGGCCAGGGTTCACGGCCGGCGGGGAGGAAGATATCTACAACACCGCCGCGGCTCATCCCGGCGCTGGCGCCGCCGTGGCCTCTTCGGACTATGAGTCGACGAACCAGCTGGATCAACGGCAGCAGTTTGAGCCGTCGCCCCTGCTGCACGATTTCGTGGCCTGA